In a genomic window of Treponema pectinovorum:
- the ilvB gene encoding biosynthetic-type acetolactate synthase large subunit, protein MKMTGAKIITTLLEKHGIKIVAGIPGGSILPLYDELSKSSIKHILVRQEQAAGFIAQGMARTTGKPAVCMATSGPGAMNLLTAIADARCDSIPIVAITGQVNTSLIGTDAFQEADTFGLSFPISKHSIAVKDAKELIYAIPKAFKIAMEGRPGPVLIDVPRDVQLQEVEIEDVFEGMKKNENQKVRFESSKQEIEQKMNEIISLLSNAQKPVLYIGGGCNSPEGQKYIRQFKDLYRLPVVTSLMALGIVPFYDRDNAGMVGMHGSYAANFAMYESDLVFALGVRFDDRATGVVQKFCPLAKIIHIDIDAAEINKILSASVSIVSKMEEVLPAVTKALKENFTKQEIPFKKEREIWAETIFKTKEENFSFECGAPKIEEKRHGFSNSINPRNFLSQLPSLAKEVGVSESDMILTTDVGQHQMFTAQYYPFTEARTFLTSASLGTMGFGLPAAIGAALANDKKRIVCISGDGSILMNIQELATLSENNLAVTVILFVNKTLGMVYQQQKFLFQKNYSASTFSLNPDFLKIAEGFGIEGTDANTDKDWYKKAFDSKRKNKPYFVTVQIDPEENVLPFVPGGKANVESIR, encoded by the coding sequence ATGAAAATGACTGGAGCAAAGATAATCACAACTTTATTAGAAAAACATGGAATAAAAATAGTAGCAGGAATTCCAGGTGGCTCAATATTGCCACTCTACGATGAACTTTCAAAAAGTTCTATAAAACACATACTTGTGCGGCAGGAACAGGCAGCAGGCTTTATTGCACAGGGAATGGCACGCACCACAGGCAAACCTGCTGTATGCATGGCAACTTCAGGGCCTGGAGCGATGAACCTTTTAACAGCGATTGCAGATGCTAGATGCGACTCAATTCCAATCGTCGCTATAACAGGTCAAGTAAACACATCTTTAATCGGAACAGACGCTTTTCAAGAAGCAGACACCTTTGGACTTTCGTTTCCAATTTCAAAACATTCAATCGCAGTAAAAGACGCAAAAGAACTGATTTATGCAATTCCTAAAGCATTCAAAATCGCTATGGAAGGTCGACCCGGTCCTGTTTTAATCGATGTTCCGCGCGATGTTCAACTTCAAGAAGTAGAAATAGAAGATGTATTTGAAGGTATGAAAAAAAATGAAAATCAGAAAGTGCGTTTTGAATCTTCAAAACAAGAAATAGAACAAAAAATGAACGAAATAATCAGCCTACTTTCAAATGCTCAAAAGCCAGTCTTGTATATAGGCGGAGGTTGCAATTCCCCAGAAGGTCAAAAATACATAAGGCAATTCAAAGACTTGTACAGACTTCCAGTTGTAACTTCGCTGATGGCGCTTGGTATAGTTCCATTTTACGACAGGGATAACGCAGGCATGGTTGGAATGCATGGCTCTTATGCTGCGAACTTTGCAATGTACGAAAGCGACCTTGTATTTGCGCTTGGAGTGCGCTTTGATGACAGGGCGACCGGTGTTGTGCAAAAATTCTGCCCTTTAGCAAAGATAATCCATATAGACATAGACGCCGCAGAGATAAATAAAATTTTAAGTGCAAGCGTAAGCATAGTTTCCAAGATGGAAGAAGTTTTACCTGCCGTAACAAAAGCGTTAAAAGAAAATTTTACAAAACAGGAAATCCCTTTTAAAAAAGAACGAGAAATTTGGGCAGAAACGATTTTTAAAACAAAAGAGGAAAATTTTTCTTTTGAATGCGGCGCTCCCAAAATCGAAGAAAAACGACACGGCTTTTCAAATTCTATAAATCCGCGCAATTTTTTGTCGCAACTTCCTTCTTTGGCAAAAGAAGTTGGAGTTTCAGAAAGCGATATGATTTTAACGACAGATGTAGGTCAGCACCAGATGTTTACTGCTCAATATTATCCTTTTACAGAGGCTAGAACATTTTTAACTTCGGCAAGTCTTGGCACAATGGGCTTTGGACTTCCTGCGGCAATCGGTGCTGCTCTTGCAAACGATAAAAAACGAATCGTCTGCATATCTGGCGACGGCTCAATTTTGATGAACATTCAAGAACTTGCGACCTTGAGCGAAAATAATCTTGCCGTAACCGTAATTTTATTTGTGAATAAAACGCTGGGAATGGTTTACCAGCAGCAAAAATTCCTGTTTCAAAAAAATTACTCAGCAAGCACTTTCTCTTTAAATCCAGATTTTCTAAAAATTGCAGAAGGATTTGGAATCGAAGGAACAGATGCAAACACCGATAAAGACTGGTACAAAAAAGCATTCGATTCAAAACGAAAAAACAAACCTTATTTCGTAACAGTCCAAATAGACCCAGAAGAAAATGTTTTACCTTTTGTTCCGGGCGGCAAAGCAAACGTCGAATCTATAAGATAG